In Salvelinus namaycush isolate Seneca chromosome 20, SaNama_1.0, whole genome shotgun sequence, the following proteins share a genomic window:
- the LOC120065047 gene encoding protein DDI1 homolog 2-like isoform X2, whose amino-acid sequence MLVTVFCAPNDRSEITFSLDVSPELELRDFVALCELESGIPAGEIQITYAEQPLKDLTRALGTYGLKDGDVVVLRQADRRPPPAQSAFPGLPRIDFSSISVPGTSSGSSQRFTRRQQQQAPTSQQQRSPPPAAPPSLPSSASSPQGLDDPTLLQQMLLANPHELSLLKERNPPLAEALLSGDLERFTKVLLEQQQDRARREQERIRLLTADPFDMEAQAKIEEDIRQHNVEENMTIAMEEAPESFGQVVMLYINCIVNGYHVKAFVDSGAQMTIMSQACAKRCNIMRLVDRRWAGIAKGVGTQKIIGRVHLAQVQIEGDFLPCSFSILEDQPMDMLLGLDMLKRHQCSIDLKKNTLLIGTTGTETHFLPEAELPECARLAYGPEGREDAQPDEIADRELAEALQRSVQESGQH is encoded by the exons ATGCTGGTAACCGTTTTCTGCGCGCCGAATGACCGCTCGGAAATCACATTTTCTCTCGATGTGTCTCCAGAGCTTGAACTTAGAGATTTTGTTGCTCTGTGTGAACTAGAATCAGGAATCCCTGCTGGGGAAATTCAG ATCACATATGCAGAGCAGCCTCTGAAAGACCTGACCCGTGCTTTAGGGACCTATGGACTTAAGGATGGAGATGTGGTGGTGcttagacaggcagacagaaggCCACCACCAGCACAATCAGCCTTCCCAG gtCTCCCACGTATTGACTTCAGTTCCATCTCAGTCCCCGGCACTTCTTCTGGTTCCAGTCAACGGTTCACCCGTAGACAGCAGCAACAGGCCCCAACCTCACAACAGCAGCGCTCTCCACCCCCTGCTGCACCCCCATCCCTACCGAGCTCCGCCTCCTCTCCTCAGGGTCTGGATGACCCCACCTTACTGCAGCAGATGCTCTTGGCCAATCCACATGAGCTGTCCCTGCTCAAGGAGCGCAATCCACCATTGGCTGAGGCCTTATTGAGTGGAGACCTGG AGCGTTTCACCAAAGTGCTGTTGGAGCAGCAGCAGGATCGGGCTcgcagagagcaggagaggatcCGGCTTCTGACTGCCGACCCATTTGACATGGAGGCCCAGGCCAAGATAGAGGAGGACATCAG GCAGCACAACGTAGAGGAGAACATGACCATTGCAATGGAGGAGGCCCCCGAGAGCTTTGGCCAGGTGGTTATGCTCTACATCAACTGTATAGTCAACGGGTACCATGTCAAAGCTTTTGTTGACTCAG GGGCCCAGATGACCATCATGAGTCAGGCGTGTGCCAAGCGTTGTAACATCATGCGTCTGGTGGACCGACGGTGGGCTGGCATCGCCAAGGGAGTGGGCACCCAGAAGATCATTGGCAGAGTCCACTTGG CTCAGGTCCAGATAGAAGGGGACTTCCTGCCTTGCTCCTTTTCCATCCTGGAGGACCAACCTATGGACATGCTGCTTGGACTGGACATGCTCAAGAGACATCAG TGTTCCATTGACCTGAAGAAGAACACGTTGCTGATCGGGACAACGGGCACTGAGACCCACTTCCTGCCTGAGGCGGAGCTGCCAGAGTGTGCCCGGCTGGCATACGGGCCCGAGGGGCGCGAGGACGCCCAGCCAGACGAGATTGCAGACCGAGAGCTGGCAGAGGCACTTCAGAGATCTGTACAGGAGAGCG GACAGCACTGA